From Kiritimatiellales bacterium, one genomic window encodes:
- a CDS encoding PilN domain-containing protein, whose product MIYPFRYSTGIHCTGKAVEWVVLRKNRKGTVEKIREGSIPVPESFFARDDAPAFPAELLPEIRHEFCGTITVALSSGQLLLHVLDLPSTDDAELQSMVDLQIDSISPFPVDQLTVSFEVFHQTEESSRILAVAAPRKTVDELGELFKAHHVYIKSVDAEMLSWWSLAADIRPHSGRALMILIEHTEFFLVITDDGVPVCVRPLALFRNLADEEIQNELVEEFAYSLLFIETKYGSRPLDQILFRHEGELPAPLLKKMEARLGVPVQAQPLSDLTPLAEGIARRALDKETHHVELVPQEWLDLQRKRKMQRIGAVVTAAVLGLWLGIIAIAGIIFSIRNAGFRRIENEAEQYAGPALRAQAARAEMLSLEKFADRSHSALECLREITVILPAGVELASFTYKKGEAVSLRGASDNTEPVYDFFQNLGKSELFTGVKDQPVSTRLVKDRRVSTFSITADLPPAAGITGEQP is encoded by the coding sequence ATGATCTATCCGTTTAGATATTCGACCGGCATTCACTGCACCGGCAAAGCGGTCGAATGGGTGGTGTTGCGAAAAAACCGTAAAGGAACGGTGGAAAAAATCAGGGAAGGTTCGATACCGGTTCCGGAAAGTTTTTTTGCACGCGACGACGCCCCCGCGTTTCCGGCAGAACTTCTGCCGGAAATCCGGCATGAATTTTGCGGCACAATTACCGTCGCCCTTTCCTCCGGGCAGCTGCTGCTGCATGTACTGGACCTGCCTTCCACCGACGACGCTGAACTGCAAAGCATGGTCGACTTGCAGATTGACAGTATTTCACCGTTTCCAGTGGACCAGTTGACGGTGTCATTCGAAGTATTTCACCAGACCGAAGAGAGCTCGCGCATCCTCGCTGTGGCCGCGCCGCGTAAAACGGTAGATGAACTCGGCGAGCTGTTCAAAGCGCATCATGTGTATATTAAAAGCGTCGACGCCGAAATGCTGTCGTGGTGGAGCCTGGCTGCTGATATCCGACCACACAGCGGGCGGGCGCTGATGATTTTGATTGAGCATACTGAGTTTTTCCTGGTCATCACGGACGACGGTGTGCCGGTTTGTGTCCGCCCGCTCGCACTGTTCCGTAATCTTGCAGACGAAGAAATTCAAAACGAACTCGTCGAAGAATTCGCCTATTCCCTGCTCTTCATCGAAACAAAATACGGCAGCCGCCCGCTCGATCAGATTCTGTTCCGGCACGAAGGCGAACTGCCGGCGCCGCTGTTAAAAAAAATGGAAGCGCGGCTCGGTGTGCCGGTTCAGGCGCAGCCGTTAAGCGATCTGACGCCGCTTGCCGAGGGCATCGCGCGGCGCGCGCTGGATAAAGAGACACATCACGTTGAACTCGTTCCGCAGGAATGGCTCGATCTGCAGCGTAAACGCAAAATGCAGCGCATCGGCGCCGTTGTCACCGCCGCGGTGCTCGGACTCTGGCTCGGTATCATTGCGATCGCCGGTATTATATTTTCAATTCGCAACGCCGGATTCCGGCGTATTGAAAATGAAGCCGAACAATACGCCGGACCGGCGCTGCGCGCGCAGGCGGCACGCGCAGAAATGCTTTCGCTCGAAAAATTTGCCGACCGTTCACACTCCGCACTCGAATGTCTGCGCGAAATTACTGTCATCCTGCCCGCCGGCGTTGAGCTGGCATCGTTCACCTATAAAAAAGGTGAGGCCGTCAGCCTGCGCGGCGCGAGCGATAACACCGAGCCGGTCTACGATTTTTTTCAAAACCTCGGAAAATCCGAACTCTTTACCGGCGTAAAAGATCAGCCTGTCAGCACACGGCTCGTTAAAGACCGGCGCGTCTCCACGTTCTCCATCACCGCCGATCTGCCGCCGGCGGCGGGTATCACAGGAGAACAGCCATGA
- a CDS encoding pyrophosphate--fructose-6-phosphate 1-phosphotransferase, with product MKEVKKVAILTAGGLAPCLSSAIGALIEGYTKKAPEVKIICYTCGYKGLLLGEFIEVDNEIRKNAHVLYKHGGSPIGNSRVKLTNVKDCEKRGLVKSGENPLEVAAKQLIKDGVDVLHTIGGDDTNTTAADLAAYLAANNYNLTVVGLPKTIDNDVFPIKQSLGAWTAAEEGAKYFANVVAEHNANPRMLIIHEVMGRNCGWLTAYTAKVYHNNLEALDFLPQVGLSRERQDVHGVFVPEMAIDIQAEAKRLKKVMDEIDNVNIFISEGAGVEEIIKEMEAAGETVPRDAFGHVKLDAVNPGAWFGKQFAQLLGAEKVLIQKSGYYSRAAVSNNADLELIKRCADKAVDCALARIGGVIGEDEDKNNELRAIEFPRIAGGKPFDIDVPWFGQLLKDIGQVKGEKVAISH from the coding sequence ATGAAAGAAGTTAAGAAAGTTGCTATTCTCACCGCCGGCGGTCTCGCTCCCTGTCTTTCATCCGCTATCGGCGCGCTGATTGAAGGCTACACGAAAAAAGCGCCGGAAGTTAAAATCATCTGCTATACCTGCGGCTATAAAGGCCTGCTGCTCGGAGAATTTATTGAAGTGGACAACGAGATCCGTAAAAACGCACATGTGCTTTATAAACATGGCGGCAGCCCGATCGGCAACAGCCGTGTAAAACTTACGAACGTGAAAGATTGCGAAAAGCGCGGTCTCGTGAAGTCTGGCGAAAATCCGCTCGAAGTTGCAGCAAAACAACTTATCAAAGACGGCGTGGATGTGCTGCACACCATCGGCGGCGACGACACCAATACCACCGCTGCCGACCTTGCCGCCTATCTTGCTGCAAATAATTATAACCTCACCGTCGTCGGACTGCCGAAAACGATTGATAACGATGTGTTTCCTATTAAACAGAGCCTTGGAGCGTGGACGGCAGCCGAAGAAGGCGCAAAATATTTTGCCAACGTGGTGGCGGAGCATAACGCCAACCCGCGCATGCTCATCATCCATGAAGTAATGGGACGCAACTGCGGCTGGCTGACGGCATACACCGCTAAAGTATATCATAACAATCTCGAAGCGCTCGACTTTCTACCGCAGGTCGGTCTAAGCCGCGAACGCCAGGATGTGCATGGTGTGTTCGTGCCGGAAATGGCGATTGATATTCAGGCTGAAGCGAAACGCCTGAAAAAAGTAATGGATGAAATTGATAATGTTAATATTTTCATCTCCGAAGGCGCCGGCGTTGAAGAGATTATTAAAGAAATGGAAGCCGCCGGCGAAACTGTGCCGCGCGATGCGTTCGGACACGTTAAGCTTGATGCCGTAAATCCCGGCGCATGGTTCGGCAAACAGTTTGCCCAACTGCTCGGCGCCGAAAAAGTGCTGATTCAAAAGTCGGGGTATTACAGCCGTGCCGCTGTTTCCAACAACGCCGATCTCGAACTGATCAAACGCTGTGCAGACAAAGCCGTCGATTGCGCCCTCGCCCGAATCGGCGGAGTCATTGGCGAAGACGAAGACAAAAATAACGAACTGCGCGCAATTGAATTTCCGCGCATTGCCGGCGGCAAACCGTTCGATATCGATGTTCCATGGTTCGGCCAACTGCTTAAAGACATCGGCCAGGTCAAAGGCGAAAAAGTTGCGATCAGCCATTAA
- the rpsD gene encoding 30S ribosomal protein S4 — MKYTGPKIKKSRRLGVALSPKSEKYLERRPHPPGQHGPSRRRAKLSDYGRQLIEKQRLQYQYNLSEKQVRKYYHIATRKPGNTADTMLQLLETRLDALVLRAGFARSIYQARQLVSHAHFRVNGQKVNVPSYSVRIGDVITVREKSRELDIFPSAQQIASTPEYLTVDDKKLTATLSRLPEHGEVPVQCEISLVVEFYSR, encoded by the coding sequence ATGAAGTATACAGGACCAAAGATTAAAAAGTCGCGCCGGCTCGGCGTGGCGCTCTCACCGAAAAGCGAAAAGTATCTCGAACGCCGCCCGCATCCGCCGGGACAGCACGGACCGTCACGCCGCCGCGCAAAACTGTCCGACTACGGCCGCCAGCTCATCGAAAAACAGCGTCTGCAATATCAGTATAACCTGAGCGAAAAACAGGTTCGTAAATATTATCACATCGCCACCCGCAAACCCGGCAACACCGCTGATACTATGCTGCAGCTCCTTGAAACCCGTCTCGACGCACTTGTGCTGCGCGCCGGATTTGCCCGTTCAATCTATCAGGCACGCCAGCTCGTCAGCCACGCGCACTTCCGCGTCAACGGGCAGAAGGTTAATGTGCCGTCCTATTCCGTGCGTATCGGCGACGTTATCACCGTGCGCGAAAAAAGCCGCGAACTGGATATCTTTCCGTCCGCTCAACAGATCGCCAGCACGCCGGAATACCTCACAGTGGACGATAAAAAACTGACCGCCACCCTCAGCCGTCTGCCCGAACACGGCGAAGTACCGGTACAGTGCGAAATCTCGCTCGTTGTCGAGTTCTACTCACGCTAA
- the gspD gene encoding type II secretion system secretin GspD, with protein MKLKTLIIALLTVAALPVFSQQKIQLSFEDAPLDQAVELYREWTGRTILKQADLSARITLKGRDLTQDEAKQAIETVLAMNGVALVPMGDKFLKVVPIANARQEGMEIRTFDPEDNTYVPADVLMSQVIPLRYVLFQDVQPLIQHLIHAYGKIQHLERINSVLVTDTAVNIAKIVELITMVDQPLERIEPRIYQLNYAEAGSVASKLKELVDAAKTKTSEQQGSTVAVPAAPPGVIRAPRAEIPASTPSGSVVIEQEMIQGEVKFVSDERTNILIVFSKEANFEFFDRIIKVLDVPVDPTVTVEVINLEYAKAKEIAGILNEFVGAAQVTEKTKAPGAARTPEERREAISDVAANITRATGTTVSPEAQNAIGRLSADTKILSDERSNSLLLMGRKSDIATLKVVVASLDVMLEQVMIEAVILSINLGDTFQTGVQWVYDHGGESLKTTTTTSSSTGTGITTVVTNMIKEATEYSSSHTAGFDASGLASNLYMSAGSLSYYGIIPSLDLRMIINAAKTDSDARILSTPVVMTTDNTEAKITIGEERPVISSSINSYNDSYSARATYEYRNIGITLTVTPNINPKGFVVMEITQTADDVAGEVTIDKNEVPIVAKREISATVAVQDRATVMLGGLIRKEMSKSNTKIPLLGDIPLLGWLFSSRSNKDNRSELVVLLTPYVMTNPEQVYAESRRRFDSSDSVNTQWPRGWSESSFANDEPEKEKDEPGQRKGWYKRDTGTNNTASAASEK; from the coding sequence ATGAAACTGAAAACTTTAATCATCGCTCTGCTCACCGTTGCGGCACTGCCGGTTTTTTCGCAGCAGAAAATCCAGCTCAGCTTTGAAGACGCACCGCTCGATCAGGCGGTTGAGCTGTACCGCGAATGGACCGGCCGCACGATCCTTAAACAGGCCGACCTCAGCGCACGCATTACCCTTAAAGGCCGCGATCTCACGCAGGACGAAGCCAAACAGGCGATTGAAACCGTCCTCGCCATGAACGGGGTGGCGCTCGTACCGATGGGCGACAAATTTCTAAAAGTTGTTCCCATTGCCAACGCACGGCAGGAAGGTATGGAAATCCGCACGTTTGATCCGGAAGACAACACCTACGTTCCTGCGGATGTGCTGATGTCGCAGGTTATCCCGCTGCGCTACGTCCTTTTTCAGGATGTACAGCCGCTCATCCAGCACCTTATTCACGCCTACGGAAAAATTCAGCACCTTGAGCGCATCAACAGCGTGCTCGTCACCGACACCGCCGTCAACATTGCAAAAATTGTAGAACTCATCACTATGGTGGATCAGCCGCTTGAGCGCATCGAGCCGCGCATCTATCAGCTCAACTACGCTGAAGCGGGCAGTGTCGCCAGTAAACTCAAGGAGCTTGTCGATGCCGCCAAAACCAAAACCAGCGAACAGCAGGGTTCCACCGTCGCTGTCCCCGCTGCACCGCCCGGAGTTATCCGCGCGCCGCGCGCCGAAATTCCGGCATCCACCCCATCCGGTTCGGTTGTCATTGAGCAGGAGATGATTCAGGGCGAGGTTAAATTTGTTTCCGACGAGCGCACCAACATCCTCATCGTCTTTTCCAAAGAAGCCAACTTCGAATTTTTTGATCGCATCATCAAAGTGCTCGATGTACCAGTCGATCCTACCGTGACGGTGGAGGTCATCAACCTTGAATATGCCAAGGCCAAAGAGATTGCCGGAATTCTGAACGAATTTGTCGGTGCCGCACAGGTCACTGAAAAAACTAAAGCGCCCGGCGCTGCCAGAACACCGGAGGAACGCCGCGAAGCGATCTCTGATGTCGCCGCGAACATCACCCGCGCGACCGGAACCACTGTTTCACCGGAAGCGCAAAACGCGATCGGCCGCCTCTCTGCTGACACCAAAATTCTCTCTGACGAGCGTTCCAACTCCCTGCTCTTAATGGGACGTAAATCCGACATCGCCACCCTGAAGGTTGTTGTCGCCAGCCTCGATGTCATGCTCGAGCAGGTGATGATTGAAGCTGTGATTTTAAGCATTAATCTCGGTGATACATTCCAAACTGGTGTTCAATGGGTTTATGATCATGGCGGGGAATCACTAAAAACAACAACGACAACATCATCATCAACTGGCACTGGAATAACCACTGTTGTTACAAACATGATCAAAGAGGCAACTGAGTATTCATCATCCCATACAGCAGGGTTTGATGCTTCCGGGCTGGCATCCAATTTATATATGAGTGCAGGCTCTTTAAGTTATTACGGAATAATTCCTTCATTGGATTTACGTATGATTATTAATGCTGCAAAAACAGACAGCGATGCTCGCATTCTATCCACACCGGTGGTGATGACCACGGACAATACCGAAGCAAAAATAACCATTGGCGAAGAACGTCCCGTTATCTCTTCATCCATTAACAGCTATAATGACAGTTACAGTGCCCGTGCAACCTATGAATACCGGAATATCGGTATTACCTTAACTGTAACGCCGAATATTAACCCTAAAGGTTTCGTCGTAATGGAAATAACCCAAACCGCCGATGATGTTGCCGGGGAGGTAACGATCGATAAAAACGAAGTTCCTATTGTTGCTAAGCGGGAAATCAGCGCAACAGTTGCTGTTCAGGATCGTGCAACCGTTATGCTCGGCGGACTGATTCGCAAAGAAATGAGCAAAAGCAACACAAAAATCCCTCTTCTCGGTGACATCCCTCTGCTCGGCTGGCTGTTCAGCTCACGCAGCAACAAAGATAATCGAAGTGAATTGGTTGTCCTATTAACACCATACGTTATGACTAATCCGGAACAGGTATACGCAGAATCACGGCGTCGATTTGATTCAAGCGATTCGGTAAATACACAATGGCCGCGCGGCTGGTCGGAAAGTTCATTTGCGAACGACGAGCCGGAAAAAGAAAAAGACGAACCGGGACAGCGTAAAGGCTGGTACAAACGCGATACCGGAACCAACAATACCGCCTCTGCCGCTTCAGAAAAATAA
- a CDS encoding 3'-5' exonuclease: MLFREIAITVLDFETTGAVPGFESEPWQIGLVVLRAGKIDPASLFETLICVDANRPFNAYAPGKHHALRDEIAAAPPACTVWKNIEPLLAGPLAAHNVAVEKKFLRKMAPLHPFGPWIDTLKLARRAWPKAPSHRLSDLITGLNLKPRIRTFCPDHSAHDALYDAVACAALLEFLLKQNGWEHLEIM; the protein is encoded by the coding sequence ATGCTCTTTCGCGAAATAGCCATAACCGTTCTGGATTTCGAAACCACCGGCGCGGTGCCGGGATTTGAAAGTGAACCGTGGCAGATTGGACTGGTTGTATTGCGTGCCGGTAAAATTGATCCGGCGTCGCTGTTCGAGACATTGATTTGCGTCGATGCCAACCGTCCGTTCAACGCCTATGCGCCGGGAAAACACCATGCCCTGCGCGACGAAATCGCCGCCGCGCCGCCGGCGTGTACCGTCTGGAAAAATATTGAGCCGCTGCTCGCCGGCCCGCTGGCGGCGCACAACGTTGCGGTGGAAAAAAAGTTTTTACGCAAAATGGCGCCGCTGCATCCGTTCGGGCCGTGGATCGATACATTAAAACTCGCGCGTCGCGCGTGGCCTAAAGCGCCGTCGCACAGGCTTAGTGATTTAATCACCGGATTAAATTTAAAACCGCGCATCCGGACATTCTGCCCGGACCATTCCGCGCACGATGCTCTTTACGACGCCGTCGCCTGTGCCGCACTGCTGGAGTTTTTGTTAAAGCAAAACGGCTGGGAACATCTTGAAATAATGTAG